The following proteins are encoded in a genomic region of Dialister hominis:
- a CDS encoding phage head closure protein: MINAEIGSMDKKIHILQYVDKEDEYGLTHQEKVDVIGHSIWARMEPFRGKEYYEQFKDKVQETIKVTIRYRKGLNTNMLIYYQGVLYEIQTISDVYMAHVKLEIMCRRLQRGAEDED, from the coding sequence ATGATTAATGCTGAAATCGGATCCATGGATAAAAAGATTCACATTCTGCAGTATGTGGACAAGGAAGACGAATACGGGTTGACGCACCAAGAGAAAGTAGATGTCATAGGGCATTCCATCTGGGCAAGGATGGAGCCTTTTCGTGGGAAAGAATACTATGAGCAGTTTAAGGACAAGGTACAGGAGACCATCAAGGTCACTATCCGCTACAGGAAAGGCCTTAACACGAACATGCTGATTTACTACCAGGGCGTGCTGTATGAAATCCAGACCATCTCCGATGTCTATATGGCTCACGTGAAACTGGAAATCATGTGCCGGCGTCTGCAGAGAGGTGCGGAAGATGAGGATTGA
- a CDS encoding head-tail connector protein, translated as MAVTLEQAKNYLKVDEDITDDDELISSLISAASDYVEKTTGKRADGSPLCELCVKQLVTHWYENRAVYSSKPGAINVLPHTVTALLTHIAQCEAYPEADKT; from the coding sequence ATGGCCGTAACACTGGAACAGGCAAAGAACTATCTCAAAGTCGATGAAGATATCACTGACGATGACGAACTGATTTCCTCCCTGATCAGTGCGGCCAGCGATTACGTCGAAAAGACCACCGGGAAGAGGGCGGACGGGAGTCCGCTCTGCGAGCTGTGTGTGAAGCAGCTGGTAACTCACTGGTATGAGAACCGTGCTGTATACAGCTCTAAACCCGGGGCCATCAACGTTCTGCCGCACACAGTCACGGCGCTTCTTACACACATTGCCCAATGCGAGGCATATCCGGAGGCTGATAAGACATGA
- a CDS encoding HK97 family phage prohead protease has translation MRKKIKVRSMQLRAADDADGENLHVEGYALVFNQKTLLWESPYSGTKYYEVIAPGAVDANTDMSDVILRYNHSDSALILARTSNGTLRLNVDEKGLKIDADIAPTTTGRDIYQLIKRGDISKMSFAYTSDKDSWENDSVAKTQTRTIDHIDFIMDVSPVDFPAYDGTSIEARGHNAMIAELQEKEKSEELRKKLIIETFL, from the coding sequence ATGAGAAAGAAGATTAAGGTACGAAGCATGCAGCTCAGGGCGGCTGATGATGCGGATGGGGAGAATCTTCATGTCGAGGGTTATGCACTGGTTTTCAATCAGAAAACACTGCTGTGGGAGAGTCCGTACTCCGGCACGAAATACTATGAAGTCATCGCTCCTGGGGCCGTTGATGCCAATACGGACATGAGCGACGTCATCTTGCGGTATAACCACTCCGACTCCGCATTGATCCTGGCAAGGACTTCCAACGGAACCCTGCGTCTCAATGTGGATGAGAAGGGGCTCAAGATTGATGCGGACATTGCGCCTACCACGACAGGAAGGGACATTTATCAGCTGATTAAGCGGGGAGACATTTCCAAGATGTCATTTGCTTATACAAGTGATAAAGACTCCTGGGAAAACGATTCGGTGGCAAAGACACAGACAAGGACCATCGATCACATTGATTTCATCATGGACGTCAGTCCGGTGGATTTCCCTGCATACGATGGCACAAGCATTGAAGCCAGAGGCCATAATGCCATGATTGCCGAACTACAGGAGAAGGAAAAGAGTGAAGAACTTCGAAAGAAGCTCATTATAGAAACTTTTTTGTAA
- a CDS encoding phage portal protein produces the protein MRKIQLRSMIRNIFGRITGGQDGLTRAKLLNGWSNDYVPFDGEAYDNATGRNCIDTIARHAGKLHPRHIVLKNGNIVKNADSKLQYILSTRPNWIMTASEFIEKIVAQYYCYNNLFVYIQRDMNGNVEALWPLNFNNLELFEDKKGNLYCRFTFGTGEQATVPYEEMIHIRRHFNRDDVFGDPEGKILREDINLLKAVKTAVINVVKNFHKLRGIIQWTGTVRPEDQESMWRKFVDSFAGPSNGSGIGSLDNRGKFQQLTTDTQTFESGQMKFARDNLYKYFGVSEEIVSGKFKEEEYQAFYESVIAPIAIKLSQEFTEKIFTPKERGFGNEIVFEGNRLAYMSTTSKVKIAEAMIPAGAIKRNEIRELFGYAGLPGKEGEEIVVSLNYVKTKDQSLYQTGKDDDDSKGGDGDEKED, from the coding sequence TTGAGAAAAATCCAACTAAGAAGCATGATCCGGAACATCTTTGGCAGAATCACCGGCGGCCAGGATGGACTTACCAGGGCAAAGCTGCTAAACGGATGGTCAAATGACTACGTTCCTTTCGACGGGGAAGCCTATGACAACGCCACCGGAAGAAACTGCATTGATACCATTGCGCGTCATGCCGGAAAGCTCCATCCGCGCCACATAGTCCTGAAGAACGGAAATATTGTGAAAAATGCGGACAGCAAGCTGCAGTATATCCTTTCTACCAGGCCGAACTGGATCATGACGGCATCGGAGTTCATTGAAAAGATTGTGGCCCAGTATTACTGCTACAATAACCTCTTCGTGTACATCCAGAGAGACATGAATGGAAATGTGGAGGCTCTTTGGCCGCTGAATTTCAATAATCTGGAGCTTTTTGAGGACAAGAAGGGTAACCTTTACTGCCGTTTCACATTCGGAACCGGGGAACAAGCTACGGTTCCCTACGAAGAGATGATTCACATCCGGAGACACTTCAATCGGGATGACGTCTTTGGAGATCCAGAAGGAAAGATTCTGAGGGAGGATATCAACCTCCTGAAGGCAGTGAAGACGGCAGTCATCAACGTGGTGAAGAATTTTCACAAGCTCCGCGGCATCATCCAGTGGACTGGTACCGTGAGGCCGGAAGACCAGGAAAGCATGTGGCGGAAATTCGTGGACAGCTTTGCAGGGCCGTCCAACGGTTCCGGCATCGGTTCACTGGATAACAGAGGCAAGTTCCAGCAGCTGACTACAGATACACAGACCTTCGAGTCGGGACAGATGAAGTTTGCCAGGGACAATCTGTATAAGTACTTCGGAGTTTCCGAAGAAATCGTCTCCGGAAAGTTTAAGGAAGAAGAGTATCAGGCATTCTATGAAAGCGTCATTGCCCCGATAGCAATCAAGCTGTCACAGGAATTCACGGAAAAAATCTTCACTCCCAAGGAAAGAGGATTCGGGAATGAAATCGTATTCGAGGGGAACCGCCTGGCATACATGAGCACCACCTCCAAGGTAAAGATTGCGGAGGCCATGATTCCGGCGGGAGCTATCAAGCGGAATGAAATCCGAGAGCTATTCGGATATGCCGGACTGCCTGGCAAGGAAGGCGAGGAAATTGTGGTCAGCCTGAATTATGTAAAGACCAAGGACCAGTCGCTTTACCAGACGGGTAAAGACGATGATGATTCGAAAGGGGGTGATGGGGATGAGAAAGAAGATTAA
- a CDS encoding phage major capsid protein — MNKRLLEIRARKMEIRKALEGEGKVNLNALQEELKKLDAEHEEIEEREKIAQGIQFDKEPEGVQKRSKPQAAVKKNPYESDEYRSAFMEYVTKGTPIPAEFRDAATTTDAAALIPPTTLNRVIEKVRTYGNILPLVTRTAYKTGLAIPTSNVKPVAKWVAEGATSEKQKKVLGSITFSHFKLRCAVAVTLETENMTLSAFEDIIVNNVAEAMVVALEESIINGTGSGQPTGILADKSQGVTINAAKLDYNTLIKAEAAIPQAYEAGSVWVMSKATFMSFIGMTDSNGQPIARVTAGINGVPSRVLLGRNVELCDYLPAFSTTLNKTDVFAFIYRMKDYVLNSNYSVAMKIYEDNDTDDLVRKSIMIADGKPVDFNSLVMLAGNATA; from the coding sequence ATGAATAAGAGACTTCTTGAAATTAGAGCAAGAAAAATGGAAATCAGAAAAGCGCTGGAAGGCGAAGGTAAGGTGAACCTGAACGCGCTGCAGGAAGAACTGAAAAAACTGGATGCAGAACATGAGGAAATCGAAGAGCGTGAAAAGATTGCCCAGGGAATTCAGTTCGACAAGGAACCGGAAGGCGTGCAGAAAAGAAGCAAGCCCCAGGCCGCCGTAAAGAAAAATCCATATGAATCCGACGAATACCGTTCCGCATTCATGGAATATGTAACCAAGGGTACGCCGATTCCTGCTGAATTCCGCGATGCCGCTACAACCACAGATGCAGCCGCGCTGATTCCGCCGACTACCCTGAACCGCGTTATTGAAAAGGTTCGTACCTATGGCAATATTCTGCCCCTGGTAACCCGCACGGCCTATAAGACCGGCCTTGCCATCCCGACATCCAACGTAAAGCCGGTGGCTAAGTGGGTAGCAGAAGGGGCTACTTCCGAAAAGCAGAAAAAGGTGCTGGGCAGCATTACTTTCAGCCATTTCAAACTGCGCTGTGCTGTTGCTGTAACCCTTGAAACCGAGAACATGACGCTTTCCGCATTTGAAGATATCATTGTGAACAATGTGGCAGAGGCTATGGTGGTAGCTCTGGAAGAATCTATTATCAACGGCACCGGCTCCGGTCAGCCCACAGGCATCCTGGCGGATAAGTCTCAGGGCGTCACCATCAACGCCGCAAAGCTTGATTATAATACCCTCATTAAGGCAGAAGCCGCCATTCCCCAGGCATATGAAGCAGGTTCTGTATGGGTAATGAGCAAAGCTACTTTTATGTCTTTTATCGGTATGACCGACTCCAACGGCCAGCCCATTGCAAGAGTGACTGCAGGTATCAACGGTGTTCCTTCCAGAGTCCTCCTGGGCCGCAACGTAGAGCTCTGCGACTACCTGCCGGCATTTTCTACTACACTGAATAAAACCGACGTGTTCGCCTTCATTTACCGCATGAAGGACTACGTACTCAACAGCAACTACAGCGTGGCCATGAAGATATATGAAGACAATGACACCGACGATCTTGTAAGGAAGTCAATCATGATTGCCGATGGTAAACCGGTTGATTTTAATTCTCTGGTTATGCTGGCAGGCAATGCTACCGCCTGA